In Nitratiruptor sp. YY09-18, a single window of DNA contains:
- a CDS encoding NAD(P)/FAD-dependent oxidoreductase, with translation MDKKDIKNFKNVQEVIEETLKSEGLSRRDALKIMGLSTAGVMVGSGSARAEEPKNTSKAKAHIVIVGGGAGGIMAAARLRRAASNAKITLIAPNEIHLYQPGQVFMAAGLYTADEIKRPNKDFVPDGVNWVKDKVVEFDPDNNQVVTAKNGKIKYDFLVVGVGISYQYEQIEGLTTDMLGKNGIASVYYNNPETGSVKGGEITWEWFKQMRAAAEKASPNNPLNVICTQPATPIKCGGAPQKILYLSDDFLRGNGPMGGADVHKNAKFYFTKGKGSKLFGIKSYNDTLEKHVQPMYGNIENKWNHNLIKIDPVKKVATFHHTYQVKGEWDPDLEDYDYITKEENVEMPYDFIHIVPPMTAANEFKNSPLAWQKGSGKGWLAADRYTLQHIKYKNVFGIGDVLGIPLGKTGGSARHHGPIIQENLVAVMEGKEPKAKFDGYTVCPLKTQYGKIMLAEFNYDGPAPTFSFLDPAEPRWIWWAFDLYMLKPMYWNLMLRGLM, from the coding sequence ATGGATAAAAAAGATATCAAAAATTTCAAAAACGTCCAAGAGGTCATCGAAGAGACTCTCAAAAGTGAAGGTCTCAGTCGTCGTGATGCCCTCAAAATCATGGGGCTCTCAACTGCTGGTGTAATGGTAGGAAGCGGCAGTGCGAGAGCCGAAGAGCCAAAGAACACTTCTAAAGCAAAAGCGCACATTGTTATCGTAGGTGGTGGTGCTGGTGGTATCATGGCAGCAGCAAGACTTCGCCGCGCTGCAAGCAATGCAAAGATAACTCTCATTGCACCAAACGAGATTCATCTCTATCAGCCAGGGCAAGTGTTCATGGCTGCTGGTCTCTATACAGCTGATGAGATCAAAAGACCAAATAAAGATTTTGTTCCTGATGGTGTTAATTGGGTCAAAGATAAAGTAGTAGAGTTTGATCCAGATAACAACCAGGTAGTTACTGCTAAAAATGGCAAAATCAAATATGATTTTTTGGTGGTAGGTGTAGGTATCTCGTATCAGTATGAGCAGATTGAAGGGCTCACTACAGATATGCTCGGTAAAAACGGTATAGCAAGTGTTTACTACAATAATCCTGAAACTGGAAGTGTCAAGGGTGGTGAGATTACATGGGAGTGGTTTAAGCAGATGCGTGCTGCTGCTGAGAAAGCTTCGCCCAACAATCCTCTCAATGTAATCTGTACACAGCCTGCAACTCCTATCAAGTGTGGTGGTGCTCCACAAAAAATTCTCTACCTCAGTGATGACTTCTTGCGCGGCAATGGCCCAATGGGTGGTGCGGATGTGCACAAAAATGCGAAGTTCTACTTCACAAAAGGAAAAGGGAGCAAACTTTTTGGTATCAAATCATACAATGATACCCTTGAAAAGCACGTGCAGCCAATGTATGGCAATATTGAAAACAAATGGAATCACAATCTCATCAAGATTGATCCAGTAAAAAAGGTAGCAACTTTTCATCATACATACCAAGTAAAAGGTGAGTGGGATCCAGATCTTGAGGATTATGACTATATAACAAAAGAAGAAAATGTAGAGATGCCATATGATTTTATTCATATTGTGCCTCCAATGACTGCAGCAAATGAGTTTAAAAACTCTCCTCTTGCATGGCAAAAAGGGAGCGGTAAAGGATGGTTGGCAGCTGATCGTTATACACTCCAGCACATTAAATATAAAAACGTCTTTGGTATCGGTGATGTTCTGGGTATTCCTCTTGGAAAGACAGGTGGGAGTGCAAGGCACCATGGTCCAATCATACAAGAAAACCTTGTAGCAGTTATGGAAGGCAAAGAGCCAAAGGCAAAATTTGATGGTTACACTGTATGTCCGCTCAAAACACAGTATGGCAAAATAATGCTTGCAGAATTCAACTATGATGGCCCAGCTCCTACATTTAGCTTCCTTGATCCTGCTGAGCCGCGATGGATCTGGTGGGCATTTGACCTCTATATGCTTAAGCCGATGTATTGGAATTTGATGCTTCGCGGTTTGATGTAG